ATAATTTCTTTGTGGTTGTTGAATAGTATGAGATTTAGATATTGAGGGAGgaaaagagataaaagagaatgaaataataaattgataatgaCGAAGATGTATTTCAATGTATTGAAGTTATGTTATATGTTTATAAGACCTAGAGTACCAACCAACaaccattatttattttaatgaaaatcctATCTAATTAGAGAAACAAATTATAATCAGATAAGGAAATATAATTTGTCACCCTAAGATATAATTAGTCATCCTAACTAAGCATTATTTAGAATTGGAgatttttttggatattttagtaACAAGTTTGCTTCCATGAGTTCTCAGTTGTGTGTCTTCATATgcatatttattattagaatttCAGCTAAGCAGATTGCTATTATTTCAAGATCCATTTGGGAGCTATCTTTTCTTAGTTAGCCAATTTATTGTGCATTCTTTTTAACACGACTCAGAAAAGTTCCTTGGTTCTAAAGGTTATTACAAAACATGGTGAGATGCCTGCAAGAATGCAAGATGCACCATCAGGTATTAGATTCCTAAGAAAGACGACTAGCCTATTACCTACTCTTACATTCAAGGAATGCAATAattactatatttatttttctcatgtaTAATGGGTTTGGCTTCCTTTCAGAAACTGGTGGAGTTATTTACTAGAgccaaaattttttaattaatttaattggaaTGCATTGCTAATGTAAAGGTTTTTAACACTATTAACCAATCATGGATTGTCATAACATTGAAAATCATTGACTTTTATGATAGTTACACTAAAAGTCGTAGCAAGAGTGTTatctaattgttttttttctttctctttttgataAGTAGTGTTGTCTAATTggttaatagtataaaaatatctatattGACCatgtatctatattttttttaatatattttcatgggaaaattaaaaagtattgtataaagaatttttgttttatgacaTATCATTGATGACTTCAGTTTTACTAGATATGTTttgttgtaaaaataaataataaacaccAACTTTCACTCTTGATCACCCTTACCATTAAAGCAAGGCCAACGGTATTATTACATGCATGGGCGCTAGAAAAAGCTACTAGTACATGGTTGGAATCAAACAATTGCCTTGTGTCCTAATGGATTTCTCAATAGCTGTCTTTGGTTAGATATATTTCATTGATGTAAAGACTGATTTTACTTTATATAGATTCTTGTTATACACGTGCTTTTGGATTCTGTTtcctaattttgtttgtttggttctctGATTTGACCTATGAAGTCTCTTTTTTTCGAGTGTTGGATATGGACCACAAGGCAGCCTCATCCTTATTATTAGATCATTTagatgatttttgttttgtttaatttcttaatttcagTTCAGTTCTGAACGAACTTGAACCATTCTTTTCATGGAAGTTTTGGTTGCTTCAAGTAGAGAATACCAAGGTCGGAAAGCTAacacaaatataatttgaaagttCTTTTACATTCCttgttaaaattatgattttttcccCATTGTTCCTATGCCAAATTATCTATTAAATTAATGCTAATCTGCAGAAATGAAATACTTTGCAACCTTAGCCTGAACTTCGAGCATCATTATGTTGTCTGTGGTTTGTAAAACATCGGAGTTCATAAAGTCTTCCTGGAAACAAGAAATTGAATGTGATCCATATATTAGTCATGTGAATGTCATTCCAATACCAAAacatttacagttttgcttgctTGAACTTAGGTTATTGCGGAGAGGCTATCTGAAGAAGAAATTGGTGGCCTGAAAGAGTTATTCAAGATGATTGACACAGACAACAGTGGAACGATAACGTTTGATGAGTTAAAAGATGGCTTGAAGCGAGTAGGATCTGAACTTATGGAGTCTGAAATCAAGGATCTTATGGATGCTGTAAGATTTTTTTAGGAATGCTAATAAAAGTGTAACACTCCTCAACATACTATCATTAGGTGAAATCTATGTGGGTTGACCTAAATAGGGATCACATGAATTTCATCTCACAATAGAGTATTTTGAAAAGTGTCTGTTATtagcattttcttttcttttgggtaaattatttttttcgttTAGTCCATTTTCTTGATATATGCTGCTGCTTTGCCTTTAATTTTTGAACTTAACATAAGATCTTATTTGGCAATGGCAGGCGGATATTGATAAAAGTGGGACAATTGATTATGGTGAATTCATTGCTGCCACTGTTCATTTAAATAAGCTGGAGAGAGAGGAAAACCTAGTGTCAGCCTTCTCGTATTTTGACAAAGATGGCAGTGGTTACATAACCCTTGATGAGATACAACAAGCCTGTAAGGACTTTGGTTTAGATGATGTCCATATTGATGACATGATCAAGGAAATTGATCAAGATAACGTAAGTAATGTCCTGTAATGACACATAAGATTCTCAAATTTCATCTTGTAATGTCTCTGTTTGTGACAACTTGTTTGTTGGGGGTATTAATGGAAGGTTTGTGGTGCAGGATGGGCAAATAGATTATGGGGAATTTGCTGCCATGATGAGAAAGGGCAATGGAGGAATTGGAAGGCGAACTATGAGAAAAACACTAAATTTAAGAGATGCTCTTGGATTAGTAGACAATGGGTCCAATCAAGTTATTGAGGGCTACTTTAAGTAATAATTACTTGGAGACAAAATTGACTAAAGATAATTTAGTAAATTTCTACGTTGTTTGTAGCTGCTTGACCAAATTTTGCGTATCTTTTGCTGGAAAAGTTTTTCATCTTGATCTGGATGAGGTCcatgaaaaaatgaaatggtCCATACAACGAATTGCAGCTCCTTTAATATCATGCGCCATTTAATTTCAGGGTCTATTTGACAAGGTGAATGGAAAAATAAGGGAGttgagagaaaaaattgaattgaagagagtggaagaaaagaaaattttgatttatttcctTCTAAACtaaacaagagaaaaaattatattattatccatGTTTtcacttctctctttcttttcttctattcAAACATATTATTAATCAGTAATAATGGCTATTActcatatataacaaaaaagaaataacacGAATCTGCCCTCAGTCCTCACTGCATTGTTTTGCTACGTTACCACGCTGAACTGGCAATTCCTCTCATTCTTTGTGATTATTTAATATCTTCTCAAATCTTTAAAGTTTGATATCATCAAACCAATGAAAACCATGCTGAACTTTTTTGGATAAGAATATTCACTATTAAAACAGTCAACAACCTCAATTATAGCTGATTCATCTCATGGACAGGTGATTGATTAGACTGTGGTAGTTGTTAGGCATTGATTACTAAGCTAATAAACCCCCACAATAGTTTTTGTATACCCGTTTAGAAAGAAGGTATCATGTCATTTTTTCCCTACAAGGTATCATGTCATTGGCCCATTAGCTTAATGACTTAAATTTTTACATCAAAAGtgtaataaaactaaaattcttTTTAAGATTACTGAAACAAATGCTTAGTTCAAGGAGATTAAGAAACTACTATCGATTAAGATAGGATGAGACTGGAAAGGATTGGTATACAATCATTACCTTCTTTCACTAGcagtggttgtcatcatcaatgAATGATGTATCAcctgaaagaagaaaatgactTGTTACAAATGCTGTGGGACACCCACTTTCCCTAATTTCCACCCAAACataaattagagaattaaaaTCTCCGTGCTTTTGTTTCTCTTGGAGGCAGTAAGCTtcctgaataaaaaaaaaaggcgaAAAATAATCGTGATGCCATGTAGATTCTTTATCAAGGTATTTTCTTCGCAGTGATTAAGGCTCTTCagtccttaaaaaatatatttcaatgcTTTATCCATTTGAAAAACTTAATCTACTCTACTCCTTCCATTTGGTTGATAGGAAATAATGACGTTTTCATCATGAATTTGCATAGTGTGTAATGTTGTGAGCCTTTCAGATTTAATTTTGGATTATCTTAAATttgtagttaattttaattatatatgaatttgaaCAAAACTGatttatgtttataatttttgttatctcaaaaataagtttattataaaactttGTATAAAACCTCAAAACCAAATACAAAAGTTACATATTTATGGTCTGCTTGATTCCAATATcaattttttgcttttaaaattgttttctaaAACAAGTCTACACTCTACACAGACTACACTAATTAATTTCTCATCCAAAATCTattatgttttgaaaataatttataaaagtagcattttaaaaactaaaaaatataaacagcCAAAAAATGTTTTCTCGTCTTCTTTTATTTCCATCCTATTTATCCTTTGCTTTGTGTCTTGCACCATCCTTCACCAATTATATAACTATATGAGCAACCTTATTTAGTTgcattttgaaaactaaaagcattttctgaaaatataattcaaacacactcttatattttcatttttactcgAACATGCTTTAAAGAATAAACTTAATTTtgactaaaaaaactaaattctatttttttttgttatttcagtttttatagtttataacAGAAGAATTTGTGTGAACGGTTGACCTTTTGGGtcacttttacaattttttatttattcaaaatagtttctttctaaaataaattactaatatgttctattttgaCTAAAGTCCATGATCAAATTTATAACTTCAGAATCTAACAGtaagcaaaaataatgaaacaataattttaacCAGTTGTTCCACCTTTCTCGTGCTCATTACAATTTGCTAAAGACACAACAAATTGGATTTGTTGGATGACCACTTTAAAAGAAGTAGCAATTCAAAATTTTTAGTTTGTTATGTCAAAACAAAATAGTAATTCAAAACTACAGGTTTGTCACGTGAAAAAAAATACGTGAAAACAATATTATACTTAACATCAAAATAACAATTTGTTTAGTTCCATTTTGAGCAATAACAACTAGATTGTGTGTGGGTCCTGACATTTGAATTATATATGCAAACCCTTTGTTGAATGCTGACGTGATAAACCAGTCATTTCAAATTGTTACTTTATTTTGACATAATAAATCAGTAATTTCAAATTGCTACTTCCTTTAAAGTGATCATCCAACAAATTCAATTTATTGTATCTTTAGTGTAACGAGCATGATCAAgtacaaaataactatttataattattgtttcatCCTTTTTGCTGACCGGATAGGTTCTCAAATTATCAACTTGATCATGAACTTTGATGAAAACAGACCCAtaccaataatttattttaagaagaaTCCATTTTAGTTAAAAGTTGGTAAAAATAACCCAAAAGAGTCCATCACTCCTATTATATAGTGTGAGTCATCAATGTAAACATCATTAACACTACTCTGCAGCTCCTGCTATGCTTTATAGGCATTCTTGTCCTTCTCTCATCTCAGCTCTCGATCACTAGAGTAGTTTCTCTTCATTATTAGCTGTGAttagatgaaattaaaaaaagctaTAATTagtttactttatttatataattaggaTACCAAATCAACATATTTTGTGCTTGTAATTACTAAGTTAGAGTTAGTcggcttatatattttttccctgTGTAGAAATTATTAgagaaataaatattcaattgtTCACTTATTTcgaatattattataataatcatgAAGTACCCAAGTGTAGTTTTATCATAGTACTATCTAAGTTTAACTACAACTGATGGCTTGAAGAccaagaatatttaaataacatgCTTGCAGCAAACCCCCAATCCATTGTTCTCATCAATTGTAGAAGGCATAACAATGATTTCTTAAGCAGTGAGCACACAGATAACTTCCACAAAACCATGTGTTAAAAATGCCTACCAAGTTACTATCTCTTACAGCTAGTTGATAGTTTGTATCACCTAAATACTTAGATAGAGCCTAcatatgaatataaatatgaaatcCCAAACTACTAAAGGAAATGCTTTCTAGATCTAGTCCAAAGTAAATTAATGCTCAAAGGGATATTCAGCTGTCATAATCAATCATTGAAAATTGTTGGCTTGAAACTTGTAATTCGATTTAAGTAAGGTGTAAATCTTTATCAATATAGCCCCTGTACCCCTGCATTTACATTTAGCAAAAAGATGGTGTGAGAAAGCTAACATGCTAGCACAGAAGAAATTCTGAGATTTTGACAATTGTCCTTCAACCTTTTGTGAAATTTTCTTAGCTACACATGATTGACTGTCGGCATAAACAGACACAAGTAGAATTACAGACATGTGATAAAAATCAGAGCCATATCAAGCATCATTAACCTTGAGTAATGTGAATAATGATGATAAACCAACCACTTATGCTTCGGGGAGACCCAAAggcaataaatattttctaaactACCATACATTATAAGAGAGTTCAAGTAATGGTACATAATATCATGGATATAATTATGAGCTTAGTGTCATCAGATAACACATAGCCACATATTTGttataaacataaaagattcACATggacatgaaataaaaaaaaaaagaagagtaaaGAACCAATATTACATCAGACTGGCTAACTGTGTAGAGAATTCTATTCCAATTAAGAAAAAGGGAGAACAACGCTGCCAAAGTCAAAACGGaaattctattattaatttcttctcaaaataaaaatccaatGAAGAAACAGAACCCACCTCCCATCCATTTTCACTAAAAACAGAGAAGATAACAAACcacatagaaaaaaaataaactccaAAAACAAATCCAACCATTTTGTACAAGCAACAATAGATTGTCAAAATTAGTTTGATTATATTTAGAGTAATTCTTCACTGAATTAACAAAATTAGGTTGATCTATTGTCATAATGATGGTTAATGATAACATGGCAACATATGCTCGTTATGGATTTTTGGTTCACTTCACTCTATAGTCTATATTACTTACCAACTTCATTGTTCAGTTTCATTCAGACAGTGATAAAACCTAATTTGTTTGCAATACCCACAACATGGTCAATGTTATCTTCCATGATACGAGCTTATAACATTTCTCATCatttagttataattatttgacctcaaagaaaaacattaaattaaatggtAGAGAGCCACCTAACAAACCAATGTATTTTCCTAGAACAGCTGCTATGGAATTTGTGGTTGACTGTCAGAAGGCGAGAATAGAATTGCAACTgttgcaaacaaaaaaaaaatccaaaagaaaaataaaatgtgccAAACACGGTTTTAGGATAAAGTGCCTTTTTTGAAAGAAAGTACCACAAATTCGAAACTCAAAGTATGCGCTGTTCTTGATGGATCTTTTATAAAGATATTTAGGTtgggttttaaatttttattaatatatgggCCTTGATAACCAAAAACGGATATGGGCCTCAGTCCAGGCCCAACTAAGCCAATTAGGATACCAAATCAACAAATAATGGTtcgtatttaaataaaatagtcTACTTGTTGGTCCTAtaattgttttactttttttttattacttgtatTTGTTTTACTTCAACTTTATAACTCACGGGttaaataaattggatgaaaaaaatTCGTATTTAAACAGACCTTCACATTACATAGTCCTAATATGCTCAATCCGTAAGTTAAACGGAGTGTCCTTAAAAGTATATGATAATGCTATCAACATACTTCGTTGTAATCTTCAATatatcttttatgtatttttaatacacctttttttctattaattccTCAATTAATATTCTCATGACACTCATTAAAAGGAcccaaaaaatttaaacatttcaaATAAAATCCGAGGAGAAGTAGaacttagatatttttttttttgcaaattagtAAGAAAGAGCCttgttttcatatttgtttaatacttgattattattattgttattattattccaTTACTATTTGAAGTTTTTccttgataattaatttaataaaagactACATTAAATATCAGCGTTAATTACCAAAATAaactctaatttaattttaaatcaatataaaaCATATCTAAGATATTGTAGCTaagttttatcatttaatatgacttctaagttctaattattataatattttttttacaataaaaaaaactatatgagCAATTGTTCTGGAACCTTGAAGTGAAGATAGAACTAAAGTAACTCTCCTTAAAATAGCATGTGTTACAAAttggtaataaataaataaataaataaataggagGCATACATTACATATTTTCACTTACTCGAAGTACTTGCCTCCCATACGTTGGTATATGATTAATCATGCTGAACATAAAAGAGTATCATGTCACAGATGGTCAAAATTATACTTTCTCACTTGCATTAGGAGATGCCAGAGGAAACAAATTAAGCAATTCTGGCTCAGTGTAGCCTGGTTTAGCCCTTGGAGATGGATGCAAATAAAATCTCCTCTCTTTGATagctttctcttcttcttctttgttcacTTCAGGCATCACTGACTCTTGTTTCTTTTCATCTTCCAAAATTTTCAACAGAGAGAACAATGTTGAAGGGGTGGTGGGGCTTGGAAGAAGGCTTGAACTCCCTGATCCAGGGCTTGGAGGAAAGCTAGAACTTCTTGACTTAGAGGGTGACAAACATGCAcctgttttataattaaaagtggGTTTAACAATCTCAACTTTTGGCTTCATGTATTTCCTTCTCTCATGGAGTTTTGAGGTTGTCCTTTTCATAGTTGCAACCTTTTTTGCATCTCCTTCTTTTGCTGCACTTGCTTCCGAGGGACCTGTTAAACGTTGTACTACTTCCCTGAATGCATCTGAGTTTGTCTGAACAAAGGTGGTTAGTGGTTTGCAATCTGATGCTGCACCATAGATTGGTGGCTTCTCCATTCTCATCACTACATTTGACAATCAGATTTACAATCACTTAGCATATCACCTGCAATATTGATCATGATTGATGATCAtcttaagaataaataatatatgcaatTTACTCTGTCATCCAATCACAAACTGTCAGAATaagaatgatttttaatttgttgactGCATAATGATTACATTGACAGTGCATGCCtgtaaattaaactcaaattgtAAGCAAACTTGCATCCAAGAGAAGGTGGAAATCAGATACAAAATGATCCACGGTATAACACATGAAActgataaattaaatatcattcATATGGTATGTTTTGATCAATAGTTATTGGCAGAAGATTCGCAATCTCagccaaaaaagaaaacaaaaagccaCTTTAGCAAAGAGTTTTATCTTATGAAAAAAGAAGCTAAACGAAGAAGTTATATAGTATATGATTAGAGAACCATGGATAGACCTATTGTAGCTGAGGGCTGTGAACAAATGCGAACTTAAATAATTTGGTGACTCATGATGACCCACATCTCCTTTCGGAATGAAAAGGCCAAATGTTCTCTGTCCTGCCCAAAGCATGTCATATCAAATAATTCTGAGAATGGGGTATGGCTAACAAGTTAGATTAAGAGGATTTCTCACAAGTAGTGTCCATAAACACGGGACATGTATGTGAATCTCCACTACATACAAATGTCCCTCAATAATGTTCTTGGTGGAGGGTTGGCATTTATTGACCCAACAGGTCAAGAAAATGGTgaattgtgtttttcttttaataggATGTGGATGAGATTTTGCAGCTCAAAACACTTTATGCCTAACTGTCTATTACCTGTTTCTCATTGACTCTCTGATCTCTCATTTATTGACTGAAATTGATAACTCATAAATTTAGCCAGGGAGCACAGACCAACttttaagccttttttttttacctcgaaataatgttatttttttttaaaattatgtgcgtgcaatgatttaatttctctaCGGCTCCAGCTTGAAAAAAAATGCTCCATAAAATTTCAGCTCATCGTAAAACTATTATAATCCTATTCA
This genomic interval from Glycine max cultivar Williams 82 chromosome 5, Glycine_max_v4.0, whole genome shotgun sequence contains the following:
- the LOC100807211 gene encoding VQ motif-containing protein 31; translation: MRMEKPPIYGAASDCKPLTTFVQTNSDAFREVVQRLTGPSEASAAKEGDAKKVATMKRTTSKLHERRKYMKPKVEIVKPTFNYKTGACLSPSKSRSSSFPPSPGSGSSSLLPSPTTPSTLFSLLKILEDEKKQESVMPEVNKEEEEKAIKERRFYLHPSPRAKPGYTEPELLNLFPLASPNASEKV